Below is a genomic region from Miscanthus floridulus cultivar M001 chromosome 1, ASM1932011v1, whole genome shotgun sequence.
AGGTAGAACCACGCCGGGTCCGCGGACTCGAACACGCGCAGGTAGCGGGCGATGATGGCGCCGATGGGGATCAGGATGCCCCAGGCAATCGCGTTGAGCAGTCCGTGGATCTGTTTGTTGTAGCAGACGCGTCAAGGTTAGAAAGGTGTTGCCAAAAATTAAATTCTCTGTGTTGCACTTGCATGCATCAGAAAAAAAAGAGCAGGAAATTCGGTAATCCACTTTTGAGGTGGCTACTAGGAGTAGGTTCGTTCAACAACTCTCGGTGGCAATCTGAAACCGACGCAAATATGTATAGTATACTAGCAATTAAGTATTCCCTTGTGAAATCTGAAATGCAGTGCAGCTCCCCCAGAAAGATGTTGCTTCTGGGACTGGGAGTCTGAACATTTTTTTTCAGGGTCATATATATGACACGGTCTATCCGGTTTGTGAAGCAAGCAAATCGAGTTTTAATAAACCATTTAGCAGATTTTATATATGTCACGTCACGTCTAAATTAAAGTAATCAATCAAGTAGCTTAATGCCTTAATTCCAGTCATCTCCAACCCAGCTGACTCTTAATGTACACAACGTCGCCATCCTCTAATTGAATACTTGATCACTACCTATCCAAACTTTACCTACCGTCTGAACAATTGGGCAGGGAAGGCAATCTTTGAAGCCTAAGAAAACGAAAATTGACAAACAAAACAAGCTAAAGCAGGAGGAGATGGGAAGGAGCCAAGGAGGAGGAACTCACGTTACGGCGGTGAAGCTTGGAGTTGGACGCGGCGGTGCTTGACCCCGAGAGGAAGTCCAGCCTCTGGATGCTGGCCAAGTTGGCTGGCGCCGTCGGGTGAGCGGCGATGGCACCGTTGCTGGTGGGGCCGGCCTGCCACACCGTGAACTGCTGCGTGGAGTTCCCGGGAAGCTGCACGGTGGCGTAGATGGTGTAGGCGCCGTTGGAGTACTCGGCGGCGGGGCCGACGGGCACGTTGAACTTGAGGGTGTTGTTAGTTAGGCTGGGGTTTGTGGACTCCAGGTTGGTCATGAGGATGGACACCACGCCGCTGCCGTCCTGCGAGGCGATGAAGACGCTGCTGCCAGGCATGCTATCGCCGCTAGTGGGGTTGATGCCCCAGGCCACCCAGCCGCTGGTGCCCGACGGCGCGCGGAACGCCACGTCCGCGGTGCCGTTCTCCGGGTGGTACGTCCAGTGCAGGCTGGCGCTGAGCGACGGCAGGCTGTTGCACTTGACGAAGGTCCGCCCGCCGCTGAACGTCGCGGACAGGCAGTCCTGCGCCGTGGCGGCGGAGGCCAAGAGCACCATGGCGgccccgaggaggaggaggagccgggccATGGCTAGTGGTTTTTGGTGGGAGCTGGACGGAGCACCTGGCCGGCCGGCACGTCGCCTCGATATCGGATTTTGATGAGCTCAGCTGTGGTGGTGGTGACTGGTGCCTCGATAGATGAAGGCAGGCTATCTTGGTCGGAGCTGCAGCTGGTGAGGGAGGGAAAGCGCAGCTGCGCTATATGTAATGGCAGCACGGggagaggaggaggtcgtcgCGCGCGCGGTTGTTGGGGGCCGGAGAGCCGATGGCCGCTAGCGTGTGCGTGGAAGGTTCGAGGTTGACGTGGTCGATCATTTCGCAGTCTCATCTGGGGATTTCGTCTCCGATACCTTATTATGATATCTCTGTGAAGCATTACAATGATACAGCTGCTACTTTTTTTTAACCTTTCTGTGTGTTTATATGACACGGTCTTCTCTCATTAGGTGCTGAATAATCGAGGCGACACATTTCGTGTTGAACGTTCAAGCTAAGGGAGCATATAGTACGGCTCAGGTTGTAAACTGTACTCAACGTACTGGACATACATGCTGTAAACATGGCATTGGTAGCAGGCGTTTATAATACTAACAGATGAAATCAGCTACCGTTTCAGCAAAAGATTGCTTACATGAGGTAGAATTATCGAGTGACAGATCGATGTGGTGAAGGTTGCAGGCTTTCAGCGCTTTAGTTTCTTCGTTTGCCAGGGTGTGAGCTACACATAGGTCCAAATGAAAGAGACCAAGTAAATTACCACAAAACCTCTGTCATTTTTTTACTCACACCATGGTGAGTTGGAACAATTGTTGTGCGCATAGTCATGTACCTGCCCCGCCCCGTAGTGCAGGAGCATGCCCTTTTCCACGTTTTAGTGAGAGCCGTGGCCCGGTCTTCCGCAGCCGAGTTGCCGAGAGTTGTTGAGGCTGGCCAACAAGGCCAGAAGGCAGCAATAGGAAATTCGGACAAGAGGAAGAGGATTAGGTGAAAGCTGGAGCAAGTTCAGGACTGTAGACCGTGTCCCGCTCGGTCAACTCAGCTCTTGTGCTTGTGTAGCTTCCTTTCGTTCTCACCCCGCTATCCTCGTCGTGCGCTTCCGGCAATCGCATTATTATCTGCCTTATAACCTACGGAttgaacggtgtttttctctcaaaccaaatcagtcagcagtactttcagtcatggcttataagccaattcatccaaaacgaacaggctgattatctGGAGATTGAGCATGTGTGTTCTTTTGCCACGATTGTTTGACGAGCAGCAGCCAAGTATGCTTGGGAGTTGGGAGTTGGGACTTGGGATAGCTAAGTTCCATTGTCAGCTTGTTCagttggctggttcgtttcgttgctggttcgtgaagaagtactgctggctggtttgtgtgagagaaaaatactgttccggctaaaaatttacgatcgtttacgacaagccacagccaaacgaacatgctgttaAAAAGCTACCACTGTATTGATTATACAAAATCTGAAGCTCCCATGAATATCTCGGGCTTTTGCACAAGCACAATTTGATTCTCAAGGCACCCTCAACAACATAGTAAGAGCATCCTCAATGGCTGGTGAAATCGCTAGCTGACTCAGACGCGGTCTGATGTGCACGACAGAAAAAGATGAGAGAGAAGACTCAGTAGCGACAAACAAATTGGTGGACAATTTCACTTGCTTAAAGATTGTGTGAGAGCAGAGATGCAACCAGTGCTATGCATGCTGGGAGTGGGAGGAAAGAGGAAGCAAGctatatctctctctctcttgcttccAATGCAGTCGGCGACACCGCCAGGACCATTGAGGAAACCCTAAGCAACTATCTATAAGGAAAGTTCACATCATCTATAGACATGCTAATAGCAGCCTCCTCCAATACCAAGCCCCCTCCAATGCCAACAGGCGAGTTCTGGCATGTCCCTCAAACATTGTCCCCGATGTTCTCACCTGATCTAACACCACTAACCATGCCCTTGCGAGCCTGTAACGACCCGAATTCGTTACACCCTAGGTAGTCACCTTTGACTGATCAAGGAAGGTCAACCACCAAGTCAGCCCCAAGAAGCTACTCAAGAGCAATGCATTGGTCACCAATAACCAACTACCCAATTACATGGTCAATTCAGCAAAGGCAGAGACTACCGGACCAACCGCAGAGTCACCGGACCATTCGATAGAAGCTGAATCAGAACAGACTTAAGTGGAATTGGGCTGTTTCCCAATTGTGGaagtggacccacatgtcagcacgagTTGGCACATATCTTCAGCTGGAAACACACCCTTTCACCCACTCTCTCCCTCATCCATTCATTTGAAACCCTCTCCATCTCTCTCTAACTCTCATGAGCAAGGGagaaccctagaactagagagagaaaggagtgGAA
It encodes:
- the LOC136550931 gene encoding cytochrome b561 and DOMON domain-containing protein At4g12980-like, producing MARLLLLLGAAMVLLASAATAQDCLSATFSGGRTFVKCNSLPSLSASLHWTYHPENGTADVAFRAPSGTSGWVAWGINPTSGDSMPGSSVFIASQDGSGVVSILMTNLESTNPSLTNNTLKFNVPVGPAAEYSNGAYTIYATVQLPGNSTQQFTVWQAGPTSNGAIAAHPTAPANLASIQRLDFLSGSSTAASNSKLHRRNIHGLLNAIAWGILIPIGAIIARYLRVFESADPAWFYLHIACQCSGYILGVAGWGLGLKLGSESAGITYQPHRNLGIAIFSLATLQVFALLLRPDKKNKYRLYWNIYHHSVGYSVIVLSAINIFKGLDILQPASGYKTAYIVILATLGGIALCLEAITWPIAIRKRRRNAADKAANGNGHGWQQGA